One window of Triticum dicoccoides isolate Atlit2015 ecotype Zavitan chromosome 5A, WEW_v2.0, whole genome shotgun sequence genomic DNA carries:
- the LOC119299108 gene encoding uncharacterized protein LOC119299108, protein MESPQKKAGSMDGTGSEKTPLPHLLPVTVAKKAPRPDVVREVSEWVLVTAFSFAFALVFSFGLAYALELFHVQCSQSSLFLRCGLLTDAEEAVMNALGIGMLCCVALQAAAAALWVRRALAYLALALTIGGHCFYAALARLFLVADPGDLFFRICSTVGIFVCAAGDTISFLALILGRE, encoded by the exons ATGGAGTCCCCGCAGAAGAAGGCTGGATCCATGGATGGCACTGGCAGCGAGAAGACGCCTCTTCCTCATCTGCTGCCGGTGACCGTGGCGAAGAAGGCGCCTCGTCCGGATGTTGTCCGAGAGGTCAGCGAGTGGGTGCTCGTGACCGCCTTCTCCTTCGCCTTCGCCTTGGTGTTCTCCTTCGGCTTGGCCTACGCACTCGAGCTCTTCCACGTCCAGTGCAGCCAG TCCTCCCTCTTTCTTCGGTGCGGCCTGCTGACGGACGCGGAGGAAGCTGTGATGAACGCCCTAGGTATCGGGATGCTGTGCTGCGTCGCGCTCCAGGCGGCCGCAGCGGCGCTG TGGGTCCGCCGTGCCCTCGCCTACCTCGCGCTCGCGCTCACCATCGGCGGCCACTGCTTCTACGCCGCGCTAGCCCGCCTCTTCCTCGTCGCCGACCCAGGAGACCTCTTCTTCAGGATCTGCTCAACCGTGGGCATCTTCGTCTGCGCGGCGGGAGACACCATCAGCTTCCTGGCCCTCATCCTCGGCCGCGAGTAG